DNA from Amorphoplanes friuliensis DSM 7358:
GAACAGCTCGACCAGGTCCCGGACGTTGTCACTGATCCTCGCGTCGAGGCTGCAGTCGGAATTCTCCCCGATGTCGTAGACCCATGCCTCGGGGTCGCACTCGTTCGGTGCCGGCTTGGTGCCCTGGCGCGCCACGTGACGGTGGACGTACCCGGTGATCTTGTCGATGTTGGCGAAGACCGTGACGGGGTTGCTGTAACCCTTGTGCCGCGGCACGTAGCAGTAGGCGCAGGCCATGGCGCAGCCGTTGGCCGTCGACGGCGCGATGAAGTCGGCGGAGCGGCCGTTCGGCCGGGCGGTGAGGGTCTTCTTGACGCCGAGCACGAGCGCCTCGCGTTTGATGCGCACCCACCGGTGGACGTTCGCCTCGTCGCCGTGCAGCTCGGGGATGCGCTGGTGGCTGTCGACCTCGACCAGCTGGGCCTCCGGGAAGCGGGCCAGGATCTCCTTGCCGCGCGGCAGGGCGGCAGCCGCGGGCTCGACGTAGATGCGCCGGATGTCCAGCAGGGGAGACGTCACGGCTGGTGCAATACCCGGGCGAGCAGGTCACCGAACGTCTGTAACTCGGTCGTGGAGAGCGGCGCGAACGACTCGGCCACGACCTCCCGCACGATCGCCCGCCCGCGTTGACGCAGGTCGTCGCCCTTCTCGGTGAGCCGATGACGCACCGCCCGGCCCGGTCCCGGCCGCCGCTCGATGAGTCCGCGGTCGATCATGCGCGTGGCCAGCGTGCCGAACGACTGGTCGGTCTGGAACGTGAGCTGCGCGAGATCGTGCAGCGACGCCTCCGGATTTTCGTGCAGGTGGCGCAGCGCGTCCCACTGCACGAGCGAGAGGCCGAGTGGCGCCAGCCGTTCGTTGGCGGTGCGGTGGTGCCTGATCTGCAGCCGCTTGACGGACAGACCGATCTCGGTGACGTCTCTGGGCATGCGCCGAGAATACCAGCTTGTTTATATCAACATGCTGATCTAAGGTCCCTGATATGGAAACCCTCGACCTCGACACCGCGACCGTCGTCTACACCGAGACCGGCGAGGGACACCCGGTCCTTCTTCTTCACGGTGGCGGTGGCCCCCAGACCGTCGCCGGTTTCGCCGAGCTGCTGGCCGGTGAACGCCCCGCCCGCGTGATCACCCCGACGCATCCCGGCTTCGGCGGGACCGCACGCCCGGACACGCTCGCGACCATCGGCGACCTCGCCCGGCTCTACGCCGACCTCCTGGACCGGCTCGACCTGGCCGACGTGACGGTCGTCGGCAACTCCATCGGCGGCTGGATCGCCGCCGAGCTGGCCCTGCTCGGCACGCGAAGGATCAGCGGCGTTGTCCTGGTCGACGCGGTCGGCCTCGAGGTGCCCGGCCACCCGGTGGCGGACTTCTTCGGCCTGACCTTCCCGGAGATCGCCGAGCGCAGCTACTTCGAGCCCGCCAAGTTCCAGATCGACCCGGGCGCCCTGACCCCGCAACAGCAGACGGTCATGGCCGGCAACCGCCAGACCCTCTCCGTGTACGCGGGGACGATGACCGACCCCAGCCTGCGCGAGCGCCTGTCCGGAATCACGGTCCCGGTCCGCGTCATCTGGGGTGACCACGACCGCATCGCCGAC
Protein-coding regions in this window:
- a CDS encoding alpha/beta fold hydrolase codes for the protein METLDLDTATVVYTETGEGHPVLLLHGGGGPQTVAGFAELLAGERPARVITPTHPGFGGTARPDTLATIGDLARLYADLLDRLDLADVTVVGNSIGGWIAAELALLGTRRISGVVLVDAVGLEVPGHPVADFFGLTFPEIAERSYFEPAKFQIDPGALTPQQQTVMAGNRQTLSVYAGTMTDPSLRERLSGITVPVRVIWGDHDRIADTDYGRAYAEAIPGAEFVLLTETGHLPQLESPKRLLPAVWDFVKTP
- a CDS encoding MarR family winged helix-turn-helix transcriptional regulator encodes the protein MPRDVTEIGLSVKRLQIRHHRTANERLAPLGLSLVQWDALRHLHENPEASLHDLAQLTFQTDQSFGTLATRMIDRGLIERRPGPGRAVRHRLTEKGDDLRQRGRAIVREVVAESFAPLSTTELQTFGDLLARVLHQP